A DNA window from Fastidiosipila sp. contains the following coding sequences:
- a CDS encoding permease, translating into MEVLTLVLWAGTLAFLVFSAAKDWKKTKKALGMALKMGMGMISSILSIVLAIGLILTLLPPQAIADFVSRQSVWLATIGAALLGTVTLVPAFIAFPITGTLVDAGVSAVPAVAFLTTLTMVGVVTLPLEKRAFGARFTAARNALSFLFAILIALVMGVLM; encoded by the coding sequence ATCGAAGTCTTAACACTTGTCCTTTGGGCCGGAACCCTGGCCTTCCTGGTCTTTTCCGCGGCAAAAGACTGGAAGAAAACCAAAAAAGCCTTGGGTATGGCACTCAAGATGGGAATGGGGATGATCTCCAGCATTCTCTCGATTGTCCTGGCCATTGGCCTCATCCTGACTCTTCTTCCTCCCCAGGCCATTGCAGACTTTGTCAGCAGGCAATCGGTCTGGCTGGCCACCATCGGTGCCGCATTACTCGGGACGGTTACGCTGGTTCCTGCCTTCATTGCTTTTCCCATCACGGGAACCCTGGTGGACGCCGGGGTCAGTGCAGTTCCGGCCGTCGCCTTCCTGACGACCCTGACCATGGTTGGTGTTGTGACACTCCCGCTTGAAAAAAGAGCCTTCGGGGCCCGGTTTACTGCGGCTAGAAATGCCCTGAGCTTTTTGTTCGCCATTCTGATCGCACTTGTGATGGGAGTGTTGATGTGA
- a CDS encoding CAP domain-containing protein yields the protein MKKIATVLILLFSFISAMTGCRDARSVLPAAPAAGQSLTTSRTTQDTGDAIVCCDGNDAVLEGTCPHTLPASSEPCPTSGTRVTESLTVRTRSQQSAKKTEPATTAAATSKAAATPTSRQTTKQTTTAVSRETSQESAGFFNESYEQAVVTLLNEERARAGLAPLTLDSSLRSSARVRAKELSCAWGHTRPSGENFFTAIKISYCKAAENIAAGQSTPERVVKCWMDSPGHRSNILNPDFKLIGVGCYYDYSCQFKTYWSQLLVVP from the coding sequence ATGAAGAAAATTGCAACAGTCCTTATTCTATTATTTTCTTTCATTTCCGCCATGACGGGGTGCCGTGATGCCCGAAGTGTTTTGCCGGCTGCGCCTGCCGCCGGGCAGTCCCTGACGACATCCCGGACGACCCAGGATACCGGTGACGCCATCGTCTGCTGTGATGGTAACGATGCAGTTCTTGAGGGGACTTGCCCGCATACGCTCCCTGCGAGTTCCGAGCCATGCCCGACAAGCGGTACACGAGTGACAGAATCTTTGACTGTCCGGACACGCAGTCAGCAGTCAGCTAAAAAAACTGAACCTGCCACGACTGCGGCAGCCACGAGCAAAGCGGCTGCCACCCCGACAAGCCGGCAAACGACAAAGCAAACGACGACTGCGGTGAGCCGGGAAACAAGCCAGGAATCAGCTGGTTTCTTCAACGAAAGTTACGAGCAAGCAGTTGTGACTCTGCTAAATGAGGAACGTGCCCGGGCAGGGTTGGCTCCGCTCACCCTGGACAGCTCCCTGCGGAGTTCAGCCAGAGTGAGGGCCAAGGAGCTTAGTTGCGCGTGGGGGCACACCCGGCCCAGCGGGGAAAACTTCTTCACTGCCATCAAAATCAGTTACTGCAAGGCCGCGGAGAATATCGCCGCCGGGCAATCGACACCGGAAAGAGTCGTCAAATGCTGGATGGACTCACCGGGCCACCGGTCGAACATTCTGAACCCTGATTTTAAATTGATCGGTGTGGGCTGTTACTACGATTATTCCTGTCAGTTCAAGACCTACTGGAGCCAGCTCTTGGTTGTCCCCTGA